The following proteins come from a genomic window of Micavibrio aeruginosavorus EPB:
- the lptF gene encoding LPS export ABC transporter permease LptF yields the protein MGVFDRYLFKTLLIATVFIAVVLAAIIFLTQSLRFLELVINAGASGSAFWLLTLLALPRFFEIILPIALLAAIVFIYNRMTMDSELVVMRAIGASPARLARPALMLAVGVSVVLLVMTAWLAPVTLAGMQHLRQVIKAQYSSLLFREGVFNAVAPGLTVYMRERLENGELGGLMIHDTRAENPTPVTVIAKRGVMVATDSGQQVVVYEGSRQAMDDSTGNLTRLDFDRYLIDLPEGSGVVRQRWREPEERTLFELFRPDMNNENDRANRRDFMVEAHRRIISPFLALTYSVIGLAFLLLGPVDRRGQSRRIVAAIAAVVGIQGLYLAAFNMAQDHIGGIILMDVLVLGPLLLCGYLLSGASEAMRQKPWCRTLSALFIAGAKSTKKEGAA from the coding sequence ATGGGTGTCTTTGACCGCTATCTGTTCAAAACTCTGCTGATCGCCACGGTGTTTATTGCCGTGGTGCTGGCGGCTATTATTTTTCTGACGCAATCGCTGCGCTTTTTGGAACTGGTCATCAATGCCGGGGCGTCGGGCTCGGCCTTCTGGCTGCTGACCCTGCTGGCCTTGCCGCGCTTCTTTGAAATCATTCTGCCCATCGCGCTGCTGGCGGCGATTGTCTTTATTTATAATCGCATGACGATGGACAGCGAACTGGTGGTCATGCGGGCCATTGGGGCCTCGCCGGCGCGGCTGGCCCGTCCGGCCTTGATGCTGGCGGTCGGGGTGTCGGTGGTTTTGCTGGTGATGACGGCGTGGCTGGCCCCGGTGACCTTGGCGGGGATGCAGCATTTGCGGCAGGTGATCAAGGCGCAATATTCCAGCCTGCTCTTCCGCGAAGGGGTTTTTAATGCGGTGGCCCCCGGCCTGACCGTTTATATGCGGGAACGGTTGGAGAATGGCGAGCTGGGCGGATTGATGATTCACGATACCCGGGCCGAAAACCCGACCCCGGTGACAGTGATTGCCAAGCGCGGCGTGATGGTGGCCACCGATTCCGGGCAGCAGGTTGTCGTTTACGAAGGCTCCCGCCAGGCCATGGATGACAGCACCGGCAACCTGACCCGGCTGGATTTTGACCGTTATCTAATTGATTTGCCGGAAGGGTCGGGCGTGGTGCGCCAGCGCTGGCGCGAGCCGGAGGAACGGACCCTGTTCGAACTGTTCCGTCCCGACATGAATAATGAAAATGACCGCGCCAATCGCCGCGATTTTATGGTCGAAGCCCATCGCCGGATTATCAGCCCGTTTTTGGCCCTGACCTACAGCGTCATCGGTCTGGCGTTTTTGTTGCTGGGGCCGGTGGACCGCCGCGGGCAAAGCCGCCGGATCGTGGCCGCCATTGCCGCCGTGGTCGGGATTCAGGGGCTGTATCTGGCCGCCTTTAACATGGCGCAGGACCATATTGGCGGGATCATTTTGATGGATGTGCTGGTCTTGGGGCCGCTTTTATTGTGCGGCTATCTGCTCAGCGGGGCCAGCGAAGCCATGCGGCAAAAACCATGGTGCCGCACCCTGTCCGCGCTGTTTATAGCGGGCGCGAAAAGCACCAAGAAAGAGGGTGCAGCATGA
- the lptG gene encoding LPS export ABC transporter permease LptG — MINRHATLNAYLGRLFAVNFLFITAILLGVVYLFDTVELLRRAAKRDVGLSRVLEMGLYKLPEVGQMIFPFAILFGAMFTFWVLTRRSELIVVRAAGFSVWQFLAPVMGVAVLIGVLQMTVINPLGAMMLGRYQVLENRYLLPEGNQIALFKEGLWLRQAYDPQAEATPAPGDDDGDAGYAIIHAAKIQLPDWELREVMVLFFDGDNNFLRRMDAARARLTRGQWNLQDVQISVPGTRAERVQDYALPTRLTADEIEESFSSPETLSFWKLPGFIATLKQTGFDATRLSIHFQSLLAQPLLFMAMVLLAATVSLRPPRFRGAMAMVMAGVLMGFLVFFLSSFLQALGASQQIPVLLAAWSPALVTLLLGGAVLLTLEDG; from the coding sequence ATGATCAACCGTCACGCCACGCTCAACGCCTATCTGGGGCGGCTTTTTGCGGTCAATTTCCTGTTTATCACGGCCATTTTGCTGGGCGTTGTGTATCTGTTCGATACGGTCGAATTGCTGCGCCGGGCGGCGAAACGCGATGTCGGCCTGTCCCGCGTGCTGGAAATGGGACTATACAAGCTGCCCGAGGTGGGACAGATGATTTTTCCCTTCGCCATCCTGTTTGGGGCGATGTTCACTTTCTGGGTTCTGACCCGGCGCAGTGAATTGATCGTTGTGCGGGCGGCGGGGTTCTCCGTCTGGCAGTTCCTGGCCCCGGTGATGGGTGTGGCCGTTCTGATCGGTGTGTTGCAAATGACCGTCATCAACCCGCTGGGGGCGATGATGCTGGGGCGGTATCAGGTGCTGGAAAACCGCTACCTCCTGCCCGAGGGCAACCAGATTGCCCTGTTTAAGGAAGGGCTTTGGTTGCGGCAGGCCTATGACCCGCAGGCAGAGGCCACCCCGGCCCCCGGGGATGATGACGGCGATGCGGGCTATGCCATTATTCATGCGGCCAAAATTCAGTTGCCGGACTGGGAATTGCGCGAAGTGATGGTGCTGTTCTTTGATGGCGACAATAATTTCCTGCGCCGGATGGATGCGGCCCGCGCCCGCCTGACCCGTGGCCAATGGAACCTGCAGGACGTGCAAATCAGCGTACCGGGGACCCGAGCCGAGCGGGTGCAGGACTATGCCCTGCCAACCCGGCTGACCGCGGATGAGATCGAGGAGAGCTTCTCCTCCCCGGAAACTTTATCCTTCTGGAAATTGCCGGGCTTTATCGCCACGCTGAAACAAACCGGGTTTGATGCGACCCGCCTGTCGATTCATTTCCAGTCTTTGCTGGCCCAGCCCTTGCTGTTTATGGCCATGGTGTTGCTGGCGGCGACAGTGTCGCTGCGGCCGCCACGCTTCCGCGGGGCGATGGCCATGGTTATGGCCGGGGTGTTGATGGGGTTTTTGGTCTTCTTCCTGTCCAGTTTCCTGCAGGCGCTGGGCGCGTCGCAACAGATTCCGGTCCTGCTGGCGGCCTGGTCCCCGGCGCTGGTGACGTTGTTGCTGGGCGGGGCGGTGCTGCTGACGCTTGAGGATGGCTGA